The following coding sequences lie in one Cyanobacterium sp. Dongsha4 genomic window:
- a CDS encoding DUF4160 domain-containing protein, which produces MPTILRYIRYKGYRFYFCSHEPNEPPHIHVDKDNLSAKFWLSPVFLARNIRFLGKELRKIQAMVESNKIMFLEAWNEYFS; this is translated from the coding sequence ATGCCAACTATCTTAAGATATATAAGATATAAAGGTTATCGTTTTTATTTTTGTAGTCATGAACCAAATGAGCCTCCTCATATTCATGTGGACAAAGACAATTTATCAGCAAAGTTTTGGTTATCTCCTGTCTTTTTAGCGAGAAACATTAGATTTTTAGGAAAAGAATTACGAAAAATACAAGCAATGGTAGAATCAAATAAAATTATGTTTTTGGAGGCATGGAATGAGTATTTTAGTTGA
- a CDS encoding DUF2442 domain-containing protein, with translation MSILVDLRVKNVIIEDDNLAVEIMDGRTIKTLLAWFPRLFNASKQQLNNWQISGGGYGIHWEEIDEDISVEGLLRGAISPDYKKTITTN, from the coding sequence ATGAGTATTTTAGTTGACTTAAGAGTTAAAAATGTCATCATAGAAGATGATAATTTAGCAGTAGAAATTATGGATGGACGCACAATAAAAACATTATTGGCATGGTTTCCCCGTTTATTTAATGCTAGTAAACAACAATTAAATAATTGGCAAATATCTGGGGGAGGCTATGGTATTCATTGGGAGGAAATAGACGAAGATATTAGTGTAGAAGGCTTATTAAGAGGGGCAATTTCGCCCGATTATAAAAAAACAATAACAACAAATTAA
- a CDS encoding pentapeptide repeat-containing protein, translating to MNDHQSEEINVSLDKNNSEIENNNSNSTLIPPKQLTYIKKPKTSYSGKILIGLGISLAGILLDNNWLGVIGAIVAFSLALVQVIPYIIQWIRFFLTPQERQTVVGVVGLILASLILFNYLGVYHAVGNWLNQFKYDEFGSWADWVGALGQIMIAVLAVYVAWQQYVISKDLTIQQNRITQQQTIDAYFQGLSELVLGPDGLLEDWPQERAIAEGRTAAILSSVDGSGKAKILRFLSRSRLITPLKRDSHLGRPILDGSGGYAEDREFGMRVINLGVVLAGCNLMGQDLRWTDLSEANMVRTDLSKADLVKTNLARTILYEADLQGADMKGVRLFYGDFHSASPRSRTQAPNFETGEYTGAVIEKVNFTGVKNLTEENRYYCCCWGGEYTRSTIPGGCLGIPDCLTASRRQQENLENEDTKDD from the coding sequence ATGAACGATCATCAATCAGAGGAAATAAATGTATCTTTAGACAAAAATAATTCAGAAATAGAAAATAATAACTCTAATTCTACTCTGATACCTCCAAAACAGTTAACTTATATAAAAAAACCAAAAACCTCATATTCAGGGAAAATTCTGATTGGTTTAGGTATTTCTTTAGCGGGAATTTTGCTTGATAATAATTGGTTAGGAGTAATTGGGGCTATTGTGGCTTTTTCTCTTGCTTTAGTTCAAGTAATACCGTATATAATCCAATGGATTCGGTTTTTTCTTACTCCTCAAGAAAGACAAACTGTTGTGGGGGTGGTGGGTTTAATTCTCGCATCCTTGATTCTGTTTAATTATTTAGGGGTTTATCACGCAGTCGGTAATTGGTTAAATCAGTTTAAGTATGATGAATTTGGTTCTTGGGCTGATTGGGTGGGAGCTTTAGGACAAATTATGATCGCAGTTTTAGCAGTTTATGTGGCATGGCAACAGTATGTAATTTCCAAAGATTTAACTATTCAACAAAATCGTATTACCCAACAGCAAACCATTGATGCTTATTTTCAAGGGCTTTCTGAATTGGTTTTAGGACCTGATGGCTTATTAGAAGATTGGCCTCAAGAAAGAGCGATCGCAGAAGGTCGAACCGCAGCTATTTTAAGTAGTGTGGATGGTTCAGGAAAGGCAAAAATTTTAAGATTTTTATCTCGTTCTCGTTTAATTACTCCTTTAAAGAGAGATAGTCACCTAGGAAGACCGATTTTAGACGGTTCTGGTGGTTATGCTGAGGATAGAGAATTTGGTATGAGGGTAATTAATTTAGGGGTGGTGTTAGCAGGATGTAATTTAATGGGACAAGATTTACGTTGGACTGATTTAAGTGAAGCTAATATGGTTCGCACTGATTTAAGTAAGGCAGATTTAGTCAAAACCAACTTAGCTCGTACTATTCTTTATGAGGCAGATTTACAAGGGGCGGATATGAAGGGAGTTCGCTTATTTTATGGTGATTTTCATAGTGCTAGTCCTCGCAGTCGCACCCAAGCTCCTAATTTTGAAACGGGAGAATATACAGGGGCGGTAATTGAAAAAGTTAATTTTACAGGGGTGAAAAATCTGACTGAGGAGAATCGTTATTATTGCTGTTGTTGGGGGGGAGAATATACCCGCTCAACTATTCCGGGGGGTTGTTTAGGTATTCCCGACTGTTTAACGGCTTCTCGTCGTCAACAAGAAAACTTAGAAAATGAAGATACTAAAGACGATTAA
- a CDS encoding GNAT family N-acetyltransferase, whose protein sequence is MKDYTASSTIFRQATLDDVEGIAEVLTLSFNHFNEVTFWVYPLLKIGVCQDLRKRIQNNEKENFCLIAVSINNTEGKINQEVLGTVELSFRENYNWAKKEKYAYIANLAVRENCRRQGIASQLLSRCEQIAQENNYSRVYLHVLASNNKARKLYLNNGYTIQQVETDLFSLFVPSQRRLLLTKSL, encoded by the coding sequence ATGAAGGATTATACCGCTTCTTCTACTATATTTCGTCAGGCAACTTTAGATGATGTGGAAGGAATTGCAGAGGTTTTGACTTTAAGTTTTAATCATTTTAATGAGGTTACTTTTTGGGTTTATCCCTTGCTCAAAATTGGCGTCTGTCAAGATTTACGCAAACGCATACAAAACAATGAGAAAGAGAATTTTTGTCTAATTGCTGTTTCCATTAACAATACTGAGGGAAAAATTAATCAAGAAGTTTTAGGTACTGTTGAACTGTCTTTTAGAGAAAACTATAATTGGGCAAAAAAAGAAAAATATGCCTATATTGCTAATTTAGCAGTGCGAGAAAATTGTCGTCGTCAAGGTATCGCTAGTCAATTATTGTCTCGCTGTGAGCAAATTGCTCAAGAAAATAATTATTCTCGTGTTTATCTTCATGTTTTAGCTAGTAATAATAAAGCCCGAAAGTTATATCTCAATAATGGCTATACTATTCAACAGGTAGAAACGGATTTATTTAGTTTATTTGTACCTAGTCAACGGCGTTTACTACTGACTAAATCTCTATGA
- a CDS encoding gamma carbonic anhydrase family protein has translation MKQLTIDSFTQAAFIAENASVMGQVTIGEGASIWYSAVVRGDVEKIKIGAYTNIQDGAILHGDPQQETILEDYVTVGHRAVIHSAHIKKGCLIGIGAIILNGVTVGEGSIIGAGCVVTKDIPSHSLMVGIPAKKIRDVSEEEAQNLVQHALKYYQLGLYHAGKTSDKGFC, from the coding sequence ATGAAACAACTAACTATCGACAGTTTTACCCAAGCCGCTTTTATAGCAGAAAATGCCTCAGTTATGGGGCAAGTAACTATTGGCGAAGGAGCAAGTATTTGGTATTCTGCAGTGGTTAGAGGAGACGTAGAAAAAATAAAAATAGGGGCTTACACTAACATTCAAGATGGGGCTATTTTACACGGTGATCCTCAACAAGAAACCATCTTAGAAGATTATGTTACCGTCGGCCATAGAGCGGTTATTCATTCTGCTCATATTAAGAAGGGTTGTTTAATTGGTATTGGAGCAATTATTTTAAATGGAGTCACTGTTGGAGAAGGCTCAATTATAGGAGCAGGATGCGTTGTCACAAAAGATATTCCATCTCATTCTTTAATGGTTGGTATTCCAGCAAAAAAAATAAGAGATGTCAGTGAAGAAGAAGCCCAAAATTTAGTTCAACACGCTCTTAAATACTATCAATTAGGTTTATATCATGCTGGAAAAACTTCTGATAAAGGTTTTTGTTAA
- a CDS encoding metalloregulator ArsR/SmtB family transcription factor, with the protein MKVSDRIHTNTTKEDLIPCTPHSLDSEFIDTFKGQILSSEKAQKMAEFFSLLGDTNRLRILSVLAKQELCVCDLAATLDMTESAVSHQLRTLKAMRLVAYQKRGRKVFYRLLDHHVLELYSSVAEHLDETD; encoded by the coding sequence ATGAAGGTATCAGATAGAATACATACGAATACGACAAAAGAAGATTTAATCCCTTGTACCCCTCACTCCCTTGACTCAGAGTTTATCGATACATTCAAAGGACAAATTTTAAGCTCTGAAAAAGCACAAAAAATGGCTGAGTTTTTCAGTTTACTGGGAGATACAAATCGTTTAAGAATTCTTTCCGTTTTAGCTAAACAAGAATTATGTGTTTGTGATTTAGCCGCAACCCTAGACATGACAGAATCGGCAGTTTCTCATCAACTGCGGACTTTAAAAGCCATGCGTTTAGTTGCTTATCAGAAACGGGGGCGTAAAGTTTTTTATCGTCTTTTAGATCATCATGTATTAGAATTGTACTCTTCTGTCGCAGAACATTTAGACGAAACAGATTAA
- a CDS encoding helix-turn-helix transcriptional regulator, protein MNQSEDKTRKILWQWMNSKGVKNYLELSRKSQVSELQFYRLEHNLIDNIPLGILRKIALAFDISLQTLIDNLSKLPQEILSHEVEKDLKLECERLLKENEQLKQSLIKEYQRDTITILESLLLQLPTISYAVKNNPEIPATRLLPLMQPVKDLLRFWDIETIGEVGEVVKYDSQLHELMEDTQDDTQTCEMVKIRYVGYRQGEDLLYRAKVSPIVE, encoded by the coding sequence ATGAACCAATCAGAGGATAAAACGAGAAAAATTTTATGGCAATGGATGAATTCCAAAGGGGTTAAAAATTATTTAGAACTGAGTCGTAAATCTCAAGTGTCCGAATTACAGTTTTATCGTCTTGAACATAATTTAATTGATAATATCCCTCTCGGAATACTCAGAAAAATTGCCCTTGCTTTTGATATTTCTCTTCAAACTCTAATTGATAATTTAAGCAAACTTCCCCAAGAAATACTTTCCCATGAAGTCGAAAAAGATTTGAAACTAGAATGTGAGCGTTTGTTAAAAGAAAATGAGCAGTTAAAACAAAGTCTAATCAAAGAGTATCAAAGAGACACAATCACCATTTTAGAATCTTTACTTTTACAGTTACCTACAATTAGCTACGCTGTAAAAAATAATCCAGAAATCCCAGCAACAAGATTATTACCATTAATGCAACCAGTAAAAGATTTGTTAAGATTTTGGGACATAGAAACCATCGGCGAAGTGGGGGAAGTAGTCAAATATGATTCTCAACTACATGAGTTGATGGAAGATACTCAAGATGATACTCAGACTTGTGAAATGGTAAAAATACGTTATGTGGGTTATCGTCAAGGAGAAGATTTGCTTTATCGTGCCAAGGTTAGCCCCATTGTTGAATAA
- a CDS encoding DUF4388 domain-containing protein, translated as MTESSNAPKIPIKEFIGTRQATLFQSLKQPQFTGELIFGSSKGEEWIFYFYLGRIIFATGGRHPVRRWMRNVARFAPILITQMSSLDESVTNQKSFRRFWEYELLSYWLKQEEVTRQQLSLIIKNIVIEILFDITQRMEVVFQLKNDQSLSSQLVFIDPDQVIVEAWQSWQSWQNAKLADRFPNQCPIIRQYDKLQEKTSPKTYQIMSKLFNGRNTLRDLSLQINQDLTQITRSMLPYIQLGLIDLIDVPDIPCPINFTD; from the coding sequence ATGACAGAATCTAGTAATGCCCCTAAAATCCCTATTAAGGAGTTTATTGGTACAAGACAAGCTACTTTATTTCAGAGTTTAAAGCAACCCCAATTTACGGGAGAATTAATTTTTGGTTCGTCAAAGGGGGAGGAATGGATTTTCTATTTTTATTTAGGAAGGATTATCTTTGCAACTGGGGGAAGACATCCTGTTAGAAGATGGATGAGAAATGTTGCTAGATTTGCTCCTATATTGATTACTCAAATGTCTTCTCTTGATGAAAGTGTGACTAATCAGAAAAGTTTTCGTCGATTTTGGGAATATGAATTACTTAGTTATTGGTTAAAACAAGAGGAAGTAACCCGCCAACAATTAAGTTTAATTATAAAAAATATTGTTATTGAAATTTTATTTGATATAACTCAAAGAATGGAGGTTGTTTTTCAACTGAAAAATGATCAGTCTTTATCTAGTCAGCTAGTTTTTATTGATCCGGATCAAGTAATTGTTGAGGCTTGGCAAAGTTGGCAAAGTTGGCAAAATGCTAAGTTAGCAGATCGTTTTCCCAATCAATGTCCTATTATTAGACAATATGATAAACTTCAAGAAAAAACTTCCCCTAAGACTTATCAGATTATGAGTAAACTATTTAATGGCAGAAATACTTTAAGAGATTTGAGTTTACAAATAAATCAAGATTTAACTCAAATAACTAGATCAATGTTGCCTTATATTCAGTTGGGATTGATTGATTTAATAGATGTTCCAGACATTCCTTGTCCAATTAATTTCACCGATTAA
- a CDS encoding DUF751 family protein has protein sequence MDGFWENVSRYPRYMVSLILGIFFFLWQQVKPLFNNPPTAIALLGLMVGGFFFLYFTLKAMLGITPV, from the coding sequence ATGGACGGTTTTTGGGAAAATGTTTCACGCTATCCTCGCTATATGGTGAGTTTGATTCTAGGTATTTTCTTTTTTCTTTGGCAACAAGTAAAACCTTTATTTAATAACCCTCCAACTGCGATCGCACTTTTGGGACTAATGGTGGGTGGTTTTTTCTTTCTTTACTTTACTTTAAAAGCAATGTTAGGAATTACTCCTGTTTAA
- the rbfA gene encoding 30S ribosome-binding factor RbfA produces MANSRRVEKVSSLIRKEISQMLISGIKDDRVGAGMVSILDVEMSGDLQHAKVFVSIYGTPEAKAETMEGLKACTPFVRRELGHRIRLRHTPEIRFVHDSSLEKGDQIIDLINRITPHDIPSAEEE; encoded by the coding sequence ATGGCAAATAGTCGTCGTGTAGAAAAAGTATCATCTTTAATTAGAAAAGAAATAAGTCAAATGCTCATTAGTGGTATTAAGGATGACAGAGTTGGAGCAGGAATGGTTAGTATTCTCGATGTGGAAATGTCAGGGGATTTGCAACACGCTAAGGTTTTTGTAAGTATTTACGGTACACCAGAAGCAAAAGCGGAAACCATGGAAGGTTTAAAGGCTTGTACTCCTTTTGTTAGAAGGGAATTGGGTCATAGGATTCGTTTACGACATACCCCAGAAATTCGCTTTGTTCATGATTCTTCTTTAGAGAAAGGCGATCAAATAATTGATTTAATTAATCGTATTACCCCCCATGATATTCCTTCTGCGGAGGAAGAATAG
- a CDS encoding phytoene/squalene synthase family protein, with amino-acid sequence MNLKKSALKTLKETSRTFYIPISRLPDSLQDAVTSAYLCMRAIDEIEDHPHIENHLKREILTQISASLQSISNDTAVEDITAYIEPYKHLLPEVSYRFAEWATLAPASIAGRIWEATAAMSDRMAYWADKNWVIKTKADLDQYTFSVAGSVGLLLSDLWAWYDNTKTNREEAIAFGRGLQAVNILRNHQEDKLRGVSFFPEGWQLEDMHQYARYNLTLADSYTKSLPKGPALQFCQIPLTLAHATLDVLILGKPKLTRNDVMALVAQVCG; translated from the coding sequence ATGAATTTGAAAAAGTCTGCGTTGAAAACCCTAAAGGAAACCAGTCGCACGTTTTATATCCCCATTAGTCGTTTACCTGATAGTTTGCAAGATGCGGTGACTTCTGCTTATTTATGTATGAGGGCAATTGATGAAATAGAAGATCATCCTCATATTGAGAATCATTTAAAGAGGGAAATTCTCACTCAAATTAGTGCTAGTTTGCAGTCTATTAGTAATGATACTGCTGTAGAAGATATTACTGCTTATATTGAACCTTACAAACATTTATTGCCTGAAGTTAGTTATCGTTTTGCTGAATGGGCAACTTTAGCTCCTGCCTCTATTGCAGGTAGAATTTGGGAGGCAACGGCGGCAATGAGCGATCGCATGGCTTATTGGGCTGACAAAAATTGGGTTATAAAAACTAAGGCGGATTTAGATCAATATACTTTCAGCGTAGCGGGTTCTGTAGGTTTACTGCTTTCTGATTTATGGGCATGGTACGACAATACAAAGACAAATAGAGAAGAAGCGATCGCATTTGGGAGAGGTTTACAGGCAGTCAATATTTTACGTAATCACCAAGAAGACAAATTAAGGGGCGTAAGTTTTTTCCCCGAAGGATGGCAGTTAGAAGATATGCACCAATATGCCCGTTATAACCTTACCTTAGCAGACTCTTATACTAAATCTTTACCTAAAGGGCCCGCTCTACAATTTTGTCAAATCCCCTTAACTTTAGCCCATGCAACCCTAGATGTATTAATTTTAGGCAAACCAAAACTGACTCGTAATGATGTTATGGCTTTAGTGGCACAGGTGTGCGGTTAA